One segment of Methylotenera versatilis 79 DNA contains the following:
- a CDS encoding DUF1501 domain-containing protein produces the protein MNNQSRRDFLLKAGIGLGGIAAGGFLPGIGFLTAAQAAELIDPLAPKQPHFAAKVKSVIWLHMDGAPSTLDLYDYKPDLIKLSGQEVPASFLKGIKTSTQGGVGKLYASKREWKQHGESGAWFSDLVPNIAKHADKIAFIKSSTTVGATHDISILKLNTGDLNPGRPSLGAWISYALGTANPDLPSYVVLYGGKKEPQAGSVNWSSGFLPAVYQGTAFRPGASPILHLERPELMAAGQQRGNFDLLKRLNEKRGERYPEDTELQARVRSYELAYRMESAAPEAVDLSKETDATKELYGLNDEATKDYGTNMLRARRLVERGVRFIQVVSGPTDIEGESRNWDAHQDLEKNHGAHAKAVDKPIAGLLADLESRGLLESTLVVWTSEFGRTSYGQSGTGRDHNPWGYTQWMAGAGVKAGTTFGQTDEVGLQSVGKTVDTYDLHATILQLMGLDHLKTTFLHDGRSERPTVVYGEVIKELLA, from the coding sequence ATGAACAATCAATCTCGCAGAGACTTTTTACTTAAAGCCGGCATAGGCCTAGGGGGCATTGCAGCCGGCGGCTTCTTGCCAGGTATTGGCTTTTTAACAGCTGCACAAGCGGCAGAGCTTATTGATCCACTAGCGCCTAAACAGCCACATTTTGCCGCTAAGGTTAAATCCGTCATCTGGCTACATATGGATGGCGCACCTAGTACGTTAGATTTATATGATTACAAACCCGACCTGATTAAGTTGTCTGGCCAAGAAGTACCCGCTTCATTCCTGAAAGGTATCAAGACCAGTACGCAAGGTGGCGTCGGCAAGCTTTACGCTTCAAAGCGTGAGTGGAAGCAACACGGGGAAAGTGGTGCATGGTTTTCAGACCTAGTACCTAATATTGCTAAGCATGCAGATAAGATTGCCTTTATCAAATCTAGTACCACGGTTGGTGCAACACACGATATTTCTATCCTCAAATTGAATACCGGCGATTTGAATCCAGGCCGCCCTTCATTAGGCGCTTGGATATCCTATGCGCTGGGTACAGCAAATCCAGACTTGCCTTCCTACGTGGTGCTGTATGGTGGTAAAAAAGAGCCACAAGCTGGTTCAGTCAATTGGAGTTCAGGCTTCTTGCCAGCTGTGTATCAAGGTACGGCATTCCGTCCAGGGGCATCGCCTATTTTGCATCTTGAGCGCCCTGAGTTAATGGCTGCTGGCCAGCAACGCGGCAACTTTGATTTGCTGAAACGCTTGAATGAAAAACGTGGTGAGCGTTATCCCGAAGATACAGAGTTGCAAGCCAGAGTGCGTTCTTATGAGCTAGCTTATCGTATGGAATCTGCAGCGCCAGAAGCAGTAGATTTGAGTAAAGAAACTGATGCAACCAAAGAGTTGTATGGTCTAAACGACGAAGCAACTAAGGATTACGGTACTAATATGTTACGTGCTCGCCGCCTAGTTGAGCGTGGCGTACGTTTTATTCAAGTTGTTTCAGGCCCTACTGATATTGAGGGCGAAAGCAGAAACTGGGATGCACACCAAGATCTTGAAAAAAATCATGGCGCCCATGCCAAGGCTGTTGATAAGCCGATTGCAGGCTTACTGGCCGATCTTGAATCTCGTGGCTTGCTAGAATCTACGCTTGTCGTGTGGACCTCGGAGTTTGGCAGGACATCTTACGGACAAAGCGGTACAGGCCGTGACCATAATCCCTGGGGTTATACACAATGGATGGCGGGCGCTGGCGTTAAAGCTGGTACCACTTTTGGCCAAACAGATGAAGTCGGTTTGCAGTCTGTAGGAAAAACAGTAGATACCTATGATTTGCACGCCACAATTCTGCAACTGATGGGCCTTGATCACTTGAAAACCACGTTCTTGCATGATGGCCGTTCTGAGCGTCCGACTGTTGTGTATGGTGAAGTGATTAAAGAGTTACTGGCTTAA
- a CDS encoding peroxiredoxin, translated as MKRLLLTALLASVISLPAAAALKEGDKAPDFTTQASLDGKAYTFSLKEALKKGPVVVYFYPSAYTGGCNVQAHTFAQKYEKFAAAKATVVGVSLDNIERLNEFSADPDYCAGKVSVATDIDGKISKSYELAIRDAVAGKKDTRGKDINHGYAERTTFVVTQDGKIAATIGGIKPAENVGKALEVVEKIAAASPNKAIGSK; from the coding sequence ATGAAACGATTACTACTTACGGCCTTGTTGGCTAGCGTGATTTCATTACCAGCCGCTGCTGCGCTTAAAGAAGGTGATAAAGCGCCGGACTTTACCACTCAAGCATCTCTGGATGGCAAGGCTTATACCTTTTCACTCAAAGAAGCGCTGAAAAAAGGGCCGGTTGTCGTGTATTTTTACCCTTCTGCTTACACTGGTGGATGCAATGTTCAAGCGCATACATTTGCCCAGAAGTATGAAAAATTTGCTGCTGCGAAAGCAACAGTCGTCGGCGTGTCGCTGGACAATATTGAGCGACTGAATGAGTTTTCCGCAGACCCTGATTATTGCGCAGGCAAGGTATCGGTTGCTACAGATATTGATGGCAAGATTTCAAAATCTTATGAATTGGCGATACGCGATGCCGTAGCTGGTAAGAAAGACACGCGCGGTAAAGACATCAATCACGGTTATGCAGAACGCACGACTTTCGTGGTGACGCAGGATGGCAAAATTGCCGCGACAATTGGCGGCATTAAACCTGCAGAAAATGTAGGAAAAGCGCTTGAAGTGGTTGAGAAAATAGCGGCAGCAAGCCCAAATAAGGCAATAGGGTCTAAGTAA
- a CDS encoding c-type cytochrome: MTKLQIKSIQLKSIATVIVTTVLMVTSTASLAEQTPKPEKLIQWRQSAYRIIEWNVSRIKSSIQGTYNKAEVVAAANAIAGIANSGLPVLFVPGTEKGKGWHETAANAEVFKDKAKFTELSNNFSKEATELAKIAASANDASAIKEQFGKVTRSCKACHDDFKGDD; encoded by the coding sequence ATGACAAAACTACAGATTAAATCCATACAGCTTAAGTCCATTGCTACAGTCATTGTTACAACAGTGCTTATGGTTACATCAACGGCTTCTCTGGCTGAGCAGACACCCAAACCTGAAAAATTGATTCAATGGCGACAGTCCGCCTACCGCATAATTGAATGGAACGTTTCACGTATCAAGTCTTCGATTCAGGGAACTTACAACAAAGCTGAGGTGGTCGCTGCTGCCAATGCAATCGCGGGCATCGCCAATTCAGGATTGCCAGTTTTATTTGTGCCTGGTACGGAAAAAGGCAAGGGTTGGCATGAAACAGCCGCTAACGCAGAGGTGTTTAAAGATAAAGCGAAATTTACAGAACTATCGAATAACTTTAGTAAAGAAGCGACCGAGTTAGCCAAAATAGCGGCGAGTGCTAATGATGCATCGGCTATCAAAGAGCAGTTCGGCAAAGTGACGCGCAGTTGCAAAGCTTGCCATGATGATTTTAAAGGGGATGATTAA
- a CDS encoding SMP-30/gluconolactonase/LRE family protein, producing MKTKKPSLILKQSWILGTLFTSVTIIGALPAFAEEAVAPAVTPPIAGVIAGGLELRPIKNGFTGTEGPIALPDGSGFIFTETQANRITKIGLDGNTSNFIAESNGANGLAFSANGDLYAVQTLKPSVGIIYPKEHAKVLASQFNGKPLNRPNDLVIDKKGGVYFTDPGINPKPGEASTGQPAVYYIKPSGELVQIITDIQRPNGIQLSPDEKVLYVANTFGEYVFVYDVAEDGSIGPRHKFALLDGYRKAENGFSSGADGLAIDAEGRLYVATTIGIQVFDKAGIALGIIELPKAPQNLAFAGKDKKTLYVVGRGDAYKIPMLTTGYAGRVK from the coding sequence ATGAAAACAAAAAAACCATCACTCATACTTAAACAGTCATGGATTCTAGGCACATTATTTACTTCAGTAACCATTATTGGTGCGCTTCCAGCATTTGCTGAGGAAGCCGTCGCCCCAGCAGTGACGCCACCAATTGCAGGAGTAATCGCTGGCGGTTTAGAGCTAAGGCCGATTAAAAACGGCTTTACAGGAACGGAAGGCCCCATTGCTTTACCAGATGGCAGTGGTTTTATCTTTACTGAAACGCAAGCAAACCGTATTACTAAAATTGGCCTAGATGGCAATACGAGCAATTTCATCGCGGAAAGCAATGGTGCAAATGGCTTAGCGTTTTCAGCCAATGGTGATTTATATGCAGTGCAAACGTTGAAACCTAGCGTAGGCATCATCTACCCAAAAGAGCATGCAAAAGTGTTGGCGAGTCAATTTAACGGTAAGCCATTAAATCGTCCAAATGATCTGGTCATTGATAAAAAAGGCGGTGTGTATTTCACGGATCCTGGCATAAATCCTAAACCGGGAGAAGCCTCAACGGGCCAACCAGCAGTTTACTATATCAAGCCAAGTGGTGAGTTGGTGCAGATTATCACGGACATTCAACGCCCTAACGGCATTCAACTTAGCCCGGATGAGAAAGTTTTATACGTTGCGAATACTTTCGGCGAATATGTGTTTGTTTACGACGTTGCAGAAGATGGCTCCATCGGGCCACGTCATAAATTCGCCTTGCTTGACGGCTATCGTAAAGCCGAAAATGGATTTAGCAGTGGCGCCGATGGCTTGGCGATAGATGCGGAGGGTCGCTTATATGTGGCGACTACTATTGGCATTCAAGTGTTTGATAAGGCCGGCATAGCACTAGGCATTATTGAACTGCCGAAAGCGCCGCAAAACCTTGCTTTTGCAGGTAAAGATAAAAAGACACTTTACGTAGTTGGTCGTGGGGATGCCTATAAAATCCCAATGTTAACGACGGGCTACGCAGGTCGAGTTAAATAA
- a CDS encoding c-type cytochrome: MLSFFVIPNVIPPVMAETTFVDQEDVAIRFGGGNLELGKNKSKSELCIECHANADSLEKSGIGVPQLAGQYAGYLFKQLRNFKSGERKHSVMSKMVEHLNDEDLENIATYFANQPVMQGKGSKTNAIAQNLFLRGDSKRNIMSCKSCHGMDGKGSHSANDINPVIAGQSQFYLREQLRNWRSAARTNSPDQVMNVIAKSLTDTEIEALAEYISDMP, encoded by the coding sequence ATGTTAAGTTTTTTTGTCATTCCAAACGTTATTCCACCTGTCATGGCTGAAACCACATTTGTAGATCAAGAAGATGTTGCCATCCGTTTTGGCGGCGGCAATCTTGAACTGGGTAAAAACAAATCCAAGTCAGAGCTTTGTATTGAGTGCCATGCGAATGCTGATTCCTTAGAAAAATCCGGCATTGGCGTGCCCCAGCTTGCGGGACAATATGCTGGATATTTGTTCAAGCAATTGCGCAATTTTAAATCAGGGGAGCGCAAACACTCTGTGATGAGCAAAATGGTAGAGCACCTTAATGACGAAGACTTAGAGAATATTGCTACGTATTTTGCTAATCAACCCGTTATGCAAGGTAAAGGCAGTAAAACAAACGCAATCGCGCAGAATCTGTTTCTGCGTGGTGATTCAAAACGCAACATCATGTCTTGCAAAAGTTGTCATGGAATGGATGGTAAAGGCAGTCATTCCGCGAATGATATTAACCCTGTCATTGCTGGACAAAGTCAGTTTTACCTACGTGAACAATTACGCAACTGGCGATCTGCGGCACGGACAAATAGCCCTGACCAGGTGATGAATGTGATTGCAAAGTCACTGACAGATACTGAGATAGAAGCATTGGCAGAATATATTTCTGACATGCCATAA
- a CDS encoding MBL fold metallo-hydrolase has translation MSVITTITSKTGGLKLRQLTAIALAVASFSAWGQDAPSLAASTEVLGATQLKSIEFSGAGHWYQFGQAPNPSSSWPQFNVSSYKATINFEAPAERVQITRKQAVEPKRVRPVPVEQKPDQYVSGNTAWNLAPAAGAAPDSAPVAQPQVAAVEERVSEIWATPQGFLKAAQANNATSKKVKKGVEVSFTQGKNKYVGIINAKNEVSNVKTWIDSPVLGDTLVEYSYSDYKDYSGISFPSNILRKQGGYPVLALAVKSVTPNAEANITVPAELSQADTSIKVTSDPLVPGVFYLKGGTHHSVAIEQANQIILVEAPLNEARSEAVIAKVKEIIPNKPITFLVNTHHHFDHSGGLRTYVDEGATIVTHKLNEPYYKKIWANAHTLSPDRLAASHKPAKFKTFSDKLVLPDAAHPVEIYTIAGNTHNDAFALVYLPNDKVLVEADAYTPPAAGAPLPTSVNPYTANLYDNIKRLKLNVEQIAALHGPRVTKLEDIEAAIGIKPQTASNN, from the coding sequence ATGTCAGTAATAACAACAATTACTTCTAAGACAGGTGGTTTAAAGCTGCGCCAGCTTACCGCTATTGCCTTGGCAGTGGCTTCATTTTCAGCCTGGGGACAAGATGCGCCATCACTTGCTGCTTCGACTGAAGTACTTGGTGCAACTCAATTAAAATCGATTGAGTTTTCAGGCGCCGGGCATTGGTACCAATTTGGCCAAGCGCCGAATCCAAGCTCATCTTGGCCGCAATTCAATGTAAGTAGTTATAAAGCCACCATCAATTTTGAAGCACCTGCTGAACGTGTACAGATTACCCGTAAGCAAGCCGTTGAACCTAAACGTGTTCGCCCAGTGCCGGTTGAGCAAAAGCCTGATCAATATGTGAGTGGTAATACGGCTTGGAATTTAGCGCCAGCAGCGGGTGCTGCGCCAGACTCAGCGCCTGTTGCTCAACCACAAGTAGCCGCAGTTGAAGAGCGCGTGTCAGAGATTTGGGCGACACCACAAGGCTTTCTGAAAGCTGCGCAAGCTAACAATGCCACATCGAAAAAAGTAAAAAAAGGCGTGGAAGTTTCATTCACGCAGGGTAAGAATAAGTATGTCGGCATCATCAATGCCAAAAATGAGGTCAGCAATGTCAAGACTTGGATCGATAGCCCAGTGCTAGGCGATACATTGGTTGAGTACAGTTATAGCGATTACAAAGATTACAGCGGCATTTCTTTCCCTTCTAATATCCTCCGCAAACAAGGCGGTTATCCTGTATTGGCTTTAGCGGTTAAATCTGTAACGCCGAATGCTGAGGCAAATATTACGGTACCTGCCGAGTTAAGCCAGGCGGACACATCAATTAAAGTGACATCTGATCCGCTTGTGCCGGGAGTGTTCTACTTGAAAGGCGGCACCCACCATAGCGTGGCGATTGAGCAGGCAAACCAAATCATTCTGGTTGAAGCGCCTTTAAATGAAGCGCGCTCAGAAGCGGTGATTGCCAAGGTGAAAGAAATCATCCCGAACAAGCCCATCACTTTTTTAGTGAATACACATCATCACTTTGACCATTCTGGCGGCTTGCGTACTTATGTGGATGAAGGCGCAACGATTGTGACGCATAAACTCAATGAGCCATATTACAAAAAAATCTGGGCCAATGCGCATACGCTTAGTCCTGATCGCTTGGCCGCTTCTCATAAACCTGCAAAGTTTAAAACCTTTTCAGACAAGCTAGTGTTGCCAGATGCAGCCCATCCTGTAGAGATTTATACCATCGCTGGTAATACGCATAATGATGCTTTCGCATTGGTTTATTTGCCAAATGACAAAGTGCTGGTTGAAGCGGATGCCTATACGCCACCTGCAGCTGGTGCGCCCTTGCCTACTAGCGTAAACCCTTACACGGCTAATCTGTATGACAATATCAAGCGTCTCAAGTTGAATGTTGAGCAGATTGCTGCGTTACATGGCCCACGTGTCACCAAGTTGGAAGATATAGAAGCAGCAATCGGTATCAAGCCACAGACAGCTAGCAATAATTAA